Proteins encoded within one genomic window of Pseudomonas cannabina:
- a CDS encoding sugar ABC transporter substrate-binding protein: MNTKLAFTSLALALMLGSGAALADIKVGVAMSQFDDTWLTYLRQDMGAKAKSMPDGVTLQFVDARADVNKQIDQVKELINKKVDALIVNPVDTAATARITKEAVAAGIPLVYVNRRPDDPKLPAGVATVTSDDTEAGRLQAQYVADKMGGKGSVMILLGDLANNSTQNRTKGVKEVLAKYPDIKIDQEQTGTWLRQKGMDLTNDWLTQGRKFNAVFANNDEMAIGAAMALKQAGVDKGTVFVAGVDGTPDGLNAVTKGDLTVSVFQDAKGQADGAIDAAVKLAKKEKVEPQAIVIPYRLITPENVSTFK; the protein is encoded by the coding sequence ATGAACACCAAGCTTGCTTTCACTTCACTCGCCCTGGCATTGATGCTCGGCAGCGGCGCTGCGCTGGCCGATATCAAGGTCGGGGTTGCCATGTCGCAGTTCGACGACACCTGGCTGACCTACCTGCGTCAGGACATGGGCGCCAAGGCCAAAAGCATGCCTGACGGCGTGACCCTGCAATTTGTCGATGCCCGCGCCGACGTCAACAAACAGATCGATCAGGTCAAAGAACTCATCAACAAGAAAGTCGACGCCCTGATCGTCAACCCGGTAGACACCGCCGCCACGGCGCGTATCACCAAGGAAGCCGTCGCCGCCGGCATTCCGCTGGTCTATGTCAACCGTCGCCCGGATGACCCGAAGCTGCCGGCAGGCGTTGCCACGGTGACATCCGACGATACCGAAGCTGGCCGGCTGCAGGCGCAGTACGTCGCCGACAAGATGGGCGGCAAGGGCAGTGTGATGATTCTGCTGGGGGACCTGGCCAACAACTCCACGCAAAACCGTACCAAAGGCGTGAAAGAGGTGCTGGCCAAATACCCCGATATCAAGATTGACCAGGAGCAGACCGGCACTTGGCTGCGCCAGAAAGGCATGGACCTAACCAATGACTGGCTCACTCAAGGGCGCAAATTCAACGCGGTTTTCGCCAATAACGACGAAATGGCCATTGGCGCTGCGATGGCGTTGAAACAGGCGGGTGTCGACAAAGGCACGGTGTTTGTTGCCGGTGTCGACGGCACGCCCGACGGCCTCAACGCGGTCACCAAAGGTGATCTGACGGTATCGGTTTTTCAGGACGCCAAGGGGCAGGCCGACGGCGCGATCGATGCAGCGGTGAAGCTGGCTAAAAAAGAGAAGGTCGAGCCACAGGCAATCGTCATTCCGTATCGTCTGATCACGCCTGAAAACGTCTCCACCTTCAAATAA